The Tenacibaculum sp. MAR_2010_89 sequence AGTTTTCATTATATCTTATTAATTGTAATACTGTTTCTAATCCTCTTATAGCTCCTACATCAGTTTTAGCTAAAATCTCAACCTGTTTCCCTGTTACTAAAACCTCATATGATTCATCAACATTTAACTGAATATCAGCAACTTTATTAAAGGTAATTTTAATAGTTGCATTTTTTTTATTCAAAAAAGGAAAGCCTTCTTTTACAAAAACACCAGTTCTATTAGTCAGCCTTCTTATAAATTTTATAGCCGCCCCATGAACTCTTCCATCTTTATTATTAATAGAAACAGTAAAGTCTTCATTAATATATACCTTATTATTATTTTCTTTTATTTCCTTTGGCCAAGGCATTAAATTATACGTTTCTGATAATTTATTTTGACCATTAACCATTATAACACTAAATAATAAAATTGTTAATAGGTTATTTATTATTCTTTTTATCATATAATATTTTTAAAGTTTTTTATAAACTTCTATAATTTTGTTATCCACTCCTAGCTCTTCAATCTTCTCTACCCCTGTTATTATAAGAGTATCATTATTTATTTTAGCATTGAATTCAAAAACTTTCCCTTCCCATTCTCTATAATTCAAATAATCAAGATATTCTTTATAGACACCTTTTTTATAGACATATCTTCCTCCTCCTGCTACATATACAGCTGAAGAATCTTTACCTTTATTTAAATCGTGTCTTAAAAAAGAAAAGTGAGTTTTATTAATAATTTTAATCATCTCCTGATTGGGCGATACTGTAGAAAAGGTAGAATCTTTTGTTATAGTTTTTGCTGAAACTAGTTGCCAAGTTCCTTCTATTTTAGACTCTTCTTCAATGCCACACCCCAGTAATAGTAATAAAAAGATTAATACACTATATTTCATATTAAAAGAAATAGCGTTTAAACGCCTCAATAGCTGCATAATCTGCCATACCCAAGTTACGATACTTTTCAGCAGTTAACTTGTTTCTATCTTCTGCCCTAACCCAAAACTCTCTCGCATCGTTTCCTTGAAACATTACTTTATCTTTTTGAGACTGGTGATAGAATATTGCATGTCTTTTTTTCACTACCTGATCAGGACTCATTGGAATAGCCATTTCTATTTCATGAGGTTGCCATTCAAACCAAGCTCCTCTATACAACCAAACCCAACAGTCATTCATGTATTTTTGATTTTTAAGAACCTCTAATGCTTCAAAAAGTGAATTTAAACATACTTTATGAGTTCCATGAGGATCTGCTAAATCTCCAGCTGCATAAATTTGATGTGGTTTAATCTCTTCAATCAAAGCACACATGATATCAATATCTTCTTTTGATAAATTGTTTTTCTTAACCTTTCCTGTTTCATAAAACGGAAGATTCAAAAAATGAATATTATCATCAGGAACACCTAAATATCTAGTTGCAGCCAATGATTCTGCTCTTCTAATCCCTCCTTTTAACTTCCTAACCTCAAGTGTATCTATTTCGTTTGCCTCTTTATTTAAAATAGAAGAAATAATATTTTCGGTATTATTAGAATTTGGATCAAACAATTTAAACACCTCAGCAAATTTTAACGCATCATCATCTGAAACTGCAATATTCCCTGATGTTTGATACGCTACATGAACTTCATGTCCTTGTTCAACTAACCTATCAAAAGTTCCTCCCATTGATATTACATCATCATCAGGGTGAGGACTAAATATAATTACTCGCTTTTTCTCTGGTGTACTTCTTTCTGGACGTCTTGAATCATCTGCACCTGGCTTTCCTCCTGGCCATCCAGTTATTGTTCTTTGCAATGCATTAAATATTTTTATATTCAATTCATAAGAACTCCCTTCTTCTACCAACAAACTAGACATTCCATACTCGTTATAATCTTTATCTGTTAACTTAAGAATTGGTTTACCTACTTTATCACTTAGCCAGAAAATTGCTTTCTTTTTCAGCTCTTCTGTCCAAACACATGATGAAACTAACCAAGGTGATTTTATTCTTGTTAATTCAGAAGAAGCCTCTTTATCTAATACAAAAGTTGCATTAGTATGCTCTTGAAGATATGTTGCTGGAACTTGTGAAGTTATTTTCCCTTCAATCGTTTGTTGAATTACTTCAGCTTTATTAACACCCCAAGCAAGTAATATAACCCTTTTTGCTTTTTTTATGGTGTTAATTCCCATTGTTATGGCTCTTTTAGGAACATTCTCTATTCCTAAAAAATCTGACGCAGCATCTTCTCTTGTTATATGATCTAAAGTTATACTTCTTGTACTAGAATTATAATGAGACCCTGGTTCATTAAAACCAATATGACCAGTTCTCCCAATTCCAAGTAATTGAAAATCTAATCCTCCAGCTTCTTTTATTTTTAATTCATAATCTACGCAATATTGATACACCTCTTCTGGTTGAATTGTTCCATCAGGTATATGAACACTTTCTGGAACTATATCAATATGATTAAATAAATGCTCATGCATAAAATGATGATAACTTTGAATATCATCTGGTTGCATTGGCCAATATTCATCTAAATTAAAAGTAATTACATTAGAAAAACTTAACCCTTCTTCTTTATGCATTCTTACTAACTCTTCATACACTTTAATCGGTGATGAACCCGTAGCTAAACCTAAAACACACTTTTGGTTTACACTAGCTTTTTGCTTTATAAGCTGAGCTATTTCTGAAGCAACTAATTTTGATGCTTCTAATGAGTTTTCAAATATTACGTTATGACTCTTTTCAAAACGTGTTTCTTCAAACTGTCCTGCTAGATGATATTTCATTTCTTTATTATTTGACATAACCATGCTTACCTTAATCTTAAAATAAATTACTTTGTAAATGTAGAATACCAGTTCTCTCTTTGCGATTTTTTTCGACAAATAGCCATAAAACTGCTACTAAAAACAATCGAGAATGCATACTTACATCCCCGATTATTTATAACAAAGTTTACTGGTTAAAAATTACTGCTTCCGGTATCCCACCAAAGTCTGGTTCCTCCATTATCTAAACCTTTTAAGAAGCTAACTGCCTTTTGAACATTTGCTGAATTGGTGTTCTTCTCACTATCCACAAAATTGATACGGCGTATTTGAATATTGGTATCTATTTCTCCTCCACTGTTATTAACTACAACAGGAAAAACTTTAGGATATCCTGTTCTTCTAAATTCACTCCATGCTTCTTGACCATCAGGAAACATTGCAATCCATTTTTGAGTAATTATTTGCTCTAATTGCTCTTCATTTGTTCCTGCCTGATTGTAAGCTATTTTTACATCTGTTGAATATGCTACATTATTAGTTGCATTAATTGCATCAACAAAATCGTTTGGAGTACTCGTTGCATCTGCTAAATAAGTACTAGCCCCTGCAACACCATGCTGTGTAAAAGAAGCCTTTACACCTTCTTCATAATTTACTTTAGCATTTCCTGCTCCAGCCCAGCCTCTTAACGCTGCTTCAGCTTTCAAAAAATGAATTTCAGCAGTTGTCATCCATACTTTTTGAGTAGCTGTCATCACAACTTCTCCTAATAAAGAATGGCTACCATATTGAGATTTCGCATTAATATCAATTCCTTGACGAATTCCTTTATAATTTCCTAATGCTGCATTTGCTGGTGCATTAAAATATTTAGAAATTCTTCCATCATTGAATCCTTTTAAAATCACTTCCATTTCTGCACTCATACAAATATCTCCCCAAGTTCCACTAATAGTTGCTAATGGATGTGAAAAACCACCCATGTTTACTGTCATTGTGTTTGCTATAAATCCTGCATCACTAGCTAATGCTTTTTCTCCTTCAATTTTAGCCATAGCCTGATTTACTTTAGATACTCTAATAGCTAATCGTAATCGTATAGAATTAGCAAATGCTCTCCATGAAGCAACATCTCCTGCTAAGTTTGACTCGTCAAACGGAACAAATTGCATGTCACCTTCATATTTTTTTAATCCTGTAATAGCATCATCTAAATCTTTAAAAAACGCTTTATAGGCATCTTCTTGAGAATCGTATTCACCTGTAGTACCGTAATCATTAAATTTTGAATAACGAATAGGTCCAAAAACATCTGATACTCTATGCATTGCCATTACTTTTATAACATTGGCTAAGAAAACAAATTTCTCTCCTCCTTGTGAATTTGATAATTCTACTTGCTCTTTTATCTCTCTTGCATATGGCATTACTCCATTTCCGTTATTTGCATCATATGCATCGTTCCATATAAAACCATTCCACCCATTAACTAAAGCGTATGTTTGATTATTTATATTTCCTGCAAATGGTGTTGGAGCTGTCATATATCCTGAAAAAACATCAGCATTTAAGTTCTGTTGTAACTGGTAGTTCCATGCAGGCTCTACACGAATTATATTAGAAAACATTGGTGAAAACCTAGATCCAATATGGTTATTTTGCTGTGTTAAGCTTTCTTGTGAGATACCATGTGGATCGGTATTTATCTTAGCAAAATCTTCTGTACACGCATTAACAATTACTAAAATTATTAATAGTTGTATATATTTAAAAGTTCGTTTCATTTCTTAAAAGTTTATATTAACATTAAACCCTATACTTCTTGTTGATGGTTGATTGAATATATCAACACCTTGTAAACCTAAACCTGTACTTGCAGATATGTTTGGATCAAATGGAGCTTCTTTATAGAAAAAGAATAAATTATTTGCTATTAAAGACAATCTTACGCTTTTAAAGAACTCTCCTTTTACAGGTAACTTATACCCTATAGATAATTCTCTTAAACTAACATTAGTTGCATCGTATACATATTCACCTAACATTCCATCTCTACCTCCAATAGCATTATAGTAATCTTGAGCCGTTATTTGAGATGCAACACCTGCTTCATTTACTACATTAATCATTCCGCCATTAGTATTTCTAGCGTCTGCTGTTGCTTGAGAAACACCATATTTATCGTTTACAGCCTCTGTAACACTTACTACATCTCCTCCGAATTTACCATCAATTAAAAAACTAAAAGTAAAATTCTTGTAATCAAAACTATTACTCCATCCTAAAGTAAAATCAGGTTGAGCATGAGCTACTGTTTTAAATTCCGTTGATTTTAAAGCTCCAGAAGTATTAATTACTGGCACACCATTTTGATTTCTCACTAATGATCTTGCTTTTATACTACCAAAATCTTCTCCTTCTATTAATGAAAACTCATAACCATTTACACCTCTAGCAGTAACAATAGCCTCTCCATCTTGTAATGAAGGATGAACTGAAACGACTTTGTTTTTATTTTGTGCAAAATTTAATACTGTATTCCAAGTAAAGTTTTCATTTCTTATTGGCTTTCCATTTAAAACTAACTCTATACCTTTATTAGAAATCTCTCCAGCATTTACAATGTTTTGAGAGTATCCATTTGGATTAGGCTCAGCTTGAATAAAAAATATTTGATTCAATGTTTTTGTACTATAGTACGTTAACTCAAAACCTAAACGGTTGTTTAAAAATCTCCACTCAGTTCCAATTTCAAATGCCTTTTGTCTTTCTGGCTCTAATGTTTCTCCTTCAATTGGAGCAAAAGGCGCCGTACTAATACCTGTATTCGTTTGATTTATTTTATTT is a genomic window containing:
- the nagB gene encoding glucosamine-6-phosphate deaminase, whose translation is MSNNKEMKYHLAGQFEETRFEKSHNVIFENSLEASKLVASEIAQLIKQKASVNQKCVLGLATGSSPIKVYEELVRMHKEEGLSFSNVITFNLDEYWPMQPDDIQSYHHFMHEHLFNHIDIVPESVHIPDGTIQPEEVYQYCVDYELKIKEAGGLDFQLLGIGRTGHIGFNEPGSHYNSSTRSITLDHITREDAASDFLGIENVPKRAITMGINTIKKAKRVILLAWGVNKAEVIQQTIEGKITSQVPATYLQEHTNATFVLDKEASSELTRIKSPWLVSSCVWTEELKKKAIFWLSDKVGKPILKLTDKDYNEYGMSSLLVEEGSSYELNIKIFNALQRTITGWPGGKPGADDSRRPERSTPEKKRVIIFSPHPDDDVISMGGTFDRLVEQGHEVHVAYQTSGNIAVSDDDALKFAEVFKLFDPNSNNTENIISSILNKEANEIDTLEVRKLKGGIRRAESLAATRYLGVPDDNIHFLNLPFYETGKVKKNNLSKEDIDIMCALIEEIKPHQIYAAGDLADPHGTHKVCLNSLFEALEVLKNQKYMNDCWVWLYRGAWFEWQPHEIEMAIPMSPDQVVKKRHAIFYHQSQKDKVMFQGNDAREFWVRAEDRNKLTAEKYRNLGMADYAAIEAFKRYFF
- a CDS encoding RagB/SusD family nutrient uptake outer membrane protein — translated: MKRTFKYIQLLIILVIVNACTEDFAKINTDPHGISQESLTQQNNHIGSRFSPMFSNIIRVEPAWNYQLQQNLNADVFSGYMTAPTPFAGNINNQTYALVNGWNGFIWNDAYDANNGNGVMPYAREIKEQVELSNSQGGEKFVFLANVIKVMAMHRVSDVFGPIRYSKFNDYGTTGEYDSQEDAYKAFFKDLDDAITGLKKYEGDMQFVPFDESNLAGDVASWRAFANSIRLRLAIRVSKVNQAMAKIEGEKALASDAGFIANTMTVNMGGFSHPLATISGTWGDICMSAEMEVILKGFNDGRISKYFNAPANAALGNYKGIRQGIDINAKSQYGSHSLLGEVVMTATQKVWMTTAEIHFLKAEAALRGWAGAGNAKVNYEEGVKASFTQHGVAGASTYLADATSTPNDFVDAINATNNVAYSTDVKIAYNQAGTNEEQLEQIITQKWIAMFPDGQEAWSEFRRTGYPKVFPVVVNNSGGEIDTNIQIRRINFVDSEKNTNSANVQKAVSFLKGLDNGGTRLWWDTGSSNF